A region from the Triticum aestivum cultivar Chinese Spring chromosome 3D, IWGSC CS RefSeq v2.1, whole genome shotgun sequence genome encodes:
- the LOC123076962 gene encoding LEAF RUST 10 DISEASE-RESISTANCEUS RECEPTOR-LIKE PROTEIN KINASE-like 2.1: MFRSPMLLLLTFLLSSTTTIAAEIPPSCEPASCGDLRITYPFWLGGTHPPECGYHAFRVTCDHRAGSKALLQHSVSTYQILDISYQDSSLRIKNVELSDGMCNPKLHANASSNLGLAPFGISAANQELFFLYNCSALPPPPTWAPMYCATGSKRPLNNSFAWLAGAYKLDDISRQVHWNCTASMMPVLGYKGATGVDYQRLMEGGFLLEYTAGDCVACMESRGICRTNITNDIFECHCPDGISSSNICAIMETGTKIVLIVLAVTAATLISLCFYLLRHIKVRLWIPLSKKTSSNTEKNYEAMIAAYGSLAPTRYIYSEVMKITYSCKKQLGKGGYGVVFKGRLQDGRLVAVKFLHDCKGNGEEFVNEVLSIGRTSHVNVVSLFGFCFEGSKRALIYEYMPNGSLDKYIYSQNPKEILGWERLYVIAIGIARGLEYLHHRCNTRIVHFDMKPQNILLDKDFSPKIADFGLAKLCHTKESELSMTGTRGTIGFIAPEIHSRTFGVVSTKSDVYSYVMMLLEMVGGRRNVKSIVNKSSEKYFPDWIYDHFAQDEGLKVCEVTSEVEEIARKMTLIGLWCIQVLPIYRPTITKVLEMFEKSLDDLDMPPKQSFYELLESPTNNMEVQSVWSETEEIETLEIRHVKGMPPTRDIA, translated from the exons ATGTTCCGCTCACCCATGCTCCTACTGCTCACCTTCCTCCTCTCTAGCACCACCACTATAGCTGCCGAAATCCCGCCGTCGTGCGAGCCAGCGtcgtgcggcgacctccgcatcaCGTACCCCTTCTGGCTCGGCGGCACGCACCCGCCCGAGTGTGGCTACCACGCCTTCCGGGTCACCTGCGACCACCGCGCCGGCAGCAAGGCCTTACTCCAGCACTCAGTTTCCACGTACCAGATCCTCGACATCTCCTATCAAGACAGCTCGTTGCGGATCAAAAACGTTGAGCTCTCGGACGGCATGTGCAACCCCAAGCTCCATGCGAACGCCTCCTCCAACCTCGGCCTCGCGCCCTTCGGCATCAGCGCCGCCAACCAGGAGCTCTTCTTCCTCTACAACTGCAGCGCCCTGCCGCCTCCGCCTACATGGGCGCCCATGTACTGCGCCACTGGATCCAAGCGGCCGCTCAACAATTCGTTTGCGTGGCTTGCTGGGGCATACAAGCTAGACGACATTTCGAGGCAGGTGCACTGGAACTGCACGGCGTCCATGATGCCAGTGCTCGGGTACAAGGGGGCGACCGGGGTGGACTACCAGCGGCTGATGGAGGGCGGGTTCCTTCTTGAGTACACGGCCGGCGACTGTGTGGCGTGCATGGAGAGCCGAGGAATTTGCCGGACTAATATCACCAACGATATCTTCGAGTGCCACTGCCCCGACGGAATTTCTTCGTCCAACATCTGCG CTATCATGGAGACCGGCACGAAGATTGTACTAATAG TTTTGGCAGTAACAGCTGCAACCTTGATCTCCCTCTGTTTTTATCTGCTGAGGCATATAAAGGTAAGACTATGGATTCCCCTTAGCAAGAAGACTAGCAGCAACACCGAAAAGAATTATGAGGCCATGATTGCAGCATATGGATCCCTAGCTCCTACAAGATACATCTACTCGGAGGTAATGAAGATAACATATTCTTGTAAGAAACAACTTGGAAAAGGTGGTTATGGTGTGGTTTTCAAAGGAAGGCTACAGGATGGTCGTTTGGTTGCTGTGAAATTCTTGCATGATTGCAAAGGAAACGGAGAAGAGTTTGTGAATGAGGTTCTGAGCATTGGAAGGACCTCTCATGTTAATGTTGTTAGCTTATTTGGGTTTTGTTTCGAGGGATCAAAGCGAGCTcttatatatgagtatatgcctAATGGTTCCTTGGATAAGTACATTTACTCACAAAACCCCAAAGAAATTTTAGGATGGGAGAGGCTCTATGTAATAGCAATCGGGATTGCTCGTGGCCTTGAGTACTTACACCATAGATGTAATACTCGTATTGTCCATTTCGATATGAAGCCTCAAAATATCCTTCTAGACAAGGATTTTAGCCCAAAGATTGCTGATTTTGGTCTAGCTAAATTATGTCATACAAAGGAGAGTGAGCTTTCAATGACCGGTACTAGAGGAACAATTGGGTTCATCGCTCCGGAAATCCACTCTCGAACCTTTGGAGTTGTTTCAACAAAATCAGATGTTTATAGTTATGTAATGATGTTGTTGGAGATGGTTGGAGGTAGGAGAAATGTCAAATCAATTGTGAACAAATCTAGCGAAAAGTATTTTCCAGATTGGATTTACGACCACTTTGCCCAAGATGAAGGATTAAAAGTATGTGAAGTTACAAGCGAAGTTGAGGAAATTGCGAGAAAGATGACCTTAATTGGCTTGTGGTGCATACAAGTATTACCTATATATCGCCCTACTATAACAAAAGTTCTAGAAATGTTTGAGAAAAGCTTGGATGATTTGGACATGCCACCAAAGCAGAGCTTCTATGAACTACT TGAGAGTCCAACTAATAATATGGAAGTACAAAGTGTATGGTCTGAGACTGAGGAG ATTGAAACATTGGAGATACGCCATGTCAAGGGTATGCCCCCCACAAGGGATATTGCCTAG